Within the Gemmatimonadaceae bacterium genome, the region CGCCGCGTTCGCGGCGTGGGCGACGAACACCGACGCCGGGCGCCGCGCGTGGTCGTCGACGATGCTCGGCCTTCCGGGTGTGCGCACGCTGCGGCGCTACGCACTGGCCGGTCGCTTCGCGCGCCTCGTCGGCGTGCTCCTTGGCGGCGGCGCGCCGCTGCTCACCGCGCTCGATGACACGATCGAATCAATCGGCGATCCTATAGCACGGGATGACGTCGTACGCGTTCGCACGCGCGTGCGCGAAGGCAGCTCGTTGCGCGCGGCGTTGGCCGAAAGCACGCTCTTTCCCGAGCTGCTCTCGCAGCTCGTCGGCGTCGGCGAGGACGCGGGGCAGTTGCGCGTGTTCCTGATGAAGGCCGCCGACATCTTCGAAGAAAGAACGGAACGTGCCACACACCGCCTCGCGACGCTCGCCGAGCCAGCGATGATCGTGACGTTCGGCGTGATCGTCGCGTTCATCGCGTTGTCGCTGCTGCAAGCCATCTACGGCATCAACGCGAACTCCTTCAAGTGATACGGACGCGGGCGAGCACCGACGCGCGCGTCCAGCGCCGCACCGGCTTCACGTTGTGGGAGCTGACAATGGTGCTGCTCATCATGGCCATCGCGGCCACGCTCGCCGCCCCAGCGCTCGCGCGGTTCGGTACCGAACAGCCGCCTGGCGGCGCGGACGCCATGCTCGGCCTGCTCCGAGACACCCGTAAGGCGGCGATCCAGTACAACACGACTGCGACCCTCCGGCTCGACCCGAAGTCGTTGGCGTTCGAGGTGGACACCGCGGGTGCGTTCGGGATGGCGGCGCTGGCGCAAGGCACGCTCGACCTCGGCATGGCGGCGTCGATCAAGACGGACCAACCTCGTCTGCGGTTCGTGTTCGAGCCGACGGGGGCCGCGTTCGCCGACACCGCGGTGATCAATGGCGGTCAAATCCCGCTGATCGTGCGTGTGGATCCTTGGAGCGGGGTGGCGCGTGCGGATTCTCGCTAGGGCGCGCCGAGGGATCACGCTTCTCGAGGCGGTCGCGGCGATCGCGATCGTCGGGATGACGTCGGTCGCGGCCCTCGAGGCCGCGGGCGGCGAGATGCGCACGGCCGAGCGCGCGCGGCGGGCGATCGAAGTCGAAGAGCTCGCGACCTCGCGGGTCGAGTTCATGGATCTGCTCACCGACACGGAGCTTCAGTCGCTGCCGGATTCGGTGGCGAAGGGAAAATTCCCGGCGCCGTTCGACCAATACACGTGGACGACGACGTCCACGCCGATCTCGGACCCCAACGGCCTGTACGACATTCGCATCACGGTCAGTTGGACGAACGGTTCGTATCTGGTGCGGACGTATCGCTACATCACTCCTCGCCTGGCGACGCGCCGATGACGATGCGCGCACGGCAAGGAATGACCCTCATGGAGCTCGTGATCGGCCTGGCGATCACGGGCATGATGACGGCCGCCGGCGCCGGGGCCTTCGAGTCGATCATCGCGCACCGGAAGGTGATTCGCGACGCGGCGGTGTCGACGGAGCGCGCCGTCGCGTTGCGCGAAATGATCCGAGACTGGATGTCGACCGGCCAGGTGCAGATCCAGCAGGGCGGCGGCCCGCGCGGGCTCTCGCGCGGCGCGGCGACGACCGCCGCTCCCGGCATGAGCAACAGCACGTCGTCGGTGAGCGCCGCGCAGGCGGCGGGTGACGAGATCTCGTTCACGACCAGCGCGGCAAACCCGGCGCTCCTCAGCATCGTCCGTATACGGATGTTCATCGACGCGGACAACAATACGCCGGAAAAGGGTCTCACGATCGAATACCAGCCGAACGCGCAGCAGCCGATCGTCCGCAAGATGCTCGACTCGACGATCGACACGCTCAACGTCGAGTTTCTCGACGACCGCACTCACCGGTGGTATCACTCGTCGGAGGCGGCGACGATCACGCCGACCGTCGTGCGCATCACGATGCTGCCGGGCGAGCACCACACGGCACCGCCGATTCTCTCGGTGCCGATGATCTACCCGCTCGCCAACGCTCGCCGGGTGGTGGCCCGATGAGGCAGCGCCGCGGAGTCGCGCTTCTCGCGGCACTCTGGCTCGTCGTCGCGATCGCGACGGTCGCGCTCCAGTTCAGCATGGAAGCCAAGGAGCGGCGCACACTCGGCATCGCGGCGTCCGAGCGCGGCCAGCAGCGCGCGCTCGCACTGGGTGCGCTCGCCTACGCGCAGGCGAAGCTCGAGTACGCAATCCGCGTCGCGCCGTCCAGCAGCAATCCGAACCTCGCGCGCCTCGCCGCGAGCGACCCGTGGTCCAACGTGGACTCGCTGTACACGGGCACGGTGCAAGTCGACAGTATTCCCGTCGCGATCCAGGCGCACGACCTCGGCGAAAAGCTCAACATCAACACGGCGACCGAGACGGAGCTGCAGCAATTCTTCAGCTTTCTGCTGAGCGACTACTCCAAGTCTACTCAACTCGCGCAGTCGATCATGGATTGGCGCGACGCCGACAGCGTGAAGCGGCCGAGCGGCGCCGAGCGCGACGACTACATCAAGGCCGGAATCCTGGCGCTGCCCGCCAACACGCTGTTCAGTGACATCAGCGAACTGCAGAACGTGATGGGGATGACGCCGGACATCTACGCCGAGGTCGCGCCGTACGTCACGACGCGTGGCGCGGGGCAGATCAATCTCAACGACGCGCCCGTACCGGTGCTCCGCGCCCTGCCGGGGATGACCGACGCGACGCTCAACCAGATCCTTCAGCTGCGGTCGCAAGGCCGTCGCATCTCCGATCAGTCGCAGATCTTCGCGTCGGCGGGGCGCGGCGGCCGACCGATGCCGGGACAACTGGCGAGCACCGCGGCGGTGAACGCGCTGCGCGGCCGCACTGAAGTGAACGCGTCGCAAGTTGAGCTCACGATCACCGCACGCGTCGGCCCGCAATCGCAGCCGACCGTGCTGATCGCCGTCGTCTCGAACGGCGGAAACGTGGCCAACGTCACGACGAAGAAATGGTGACGCGCTCATGGTGAGCCAACCCCGCGCCGAGAGCGGCGCTCGCCGCGCGCAGCGCGTTACCATCGCGATCTCGGCGAACGAGCTCACGGCCGTTCATCCGGAGCTTCGGTCAGCCGACGGCGCGTGGCGCACGCAACTCGAACCGCCGAGCGAGAACAATGGCTGGTCGTCGCTCGCCGGCGCGCTCGCCGAGCTGGCGCGTGCGCTCGGCGGCGCCGGTGCGGTCGGCGCGCAAAACGGTTCGCTCGTCGTGTCGTTGATGCCGCCGCTCGCCGAGGTGCGTCGTCTCGAGCTCCCGCCGCTCCGTGCCGACGAGTTGCAGCGCACGCTCACACGCGACGCGTCGCGCTATTTCGTCCAGGCTCGCGGGCCGCAAGTCGTCGGCGTGTCACTGCCCGCCCGTCGCGCGCGCCGCGCACGGGTACCCGTGGTCGCTACGTCCGCACCGGCGCGACTCATCGCCGCCATTCGCGGCGCCGCGCAGCAGACCGGATGGACCGTCGACGCGATCGCACCCGCGGAAACGGCTTGGACGGCCGCGGCGTTCGCGCTCTGGCCCGTGCTGGCCAGACAAGGCGGACACGCGCTCGTCGCGCAGGACGATCGCACGAACTTGTTGCAGTTCGACGACGGCCGGCTCTCGGGAGTTCGACGATTCCGCGCGGGCGCGTCCGACGGTGCGATGATCGTCGACAGCATCGGCGGGCCGAGTGCGCGTGCCGGAGTGCTCGGCGCGACGGGTCCCGCGCGCGAACTGTCGGCGGCTCTGGCGTCGTTCGGACTCTCGGCAGCGCGCGCCGGCGACACCGGCAGCGCGTCCGACCGACCCGACGTTCTCGCGGCGCGCTTCGCCGGCAGCTCCGTCGGCCCCGCGCTTCGCGGCGAAGACTCCGTTGCTCTCGAGCGGGCAGGCGCGCGAAAAGCGGCGTGCATCGTCGCCGCGGCGGCGCTCGTGCTATTTGCCGCGGCGGCCGGAATCCAGCTCTGGGGCGTGCGTCATCAACTCGCCGAGGTGCGCGCCGAACGCGAGGCGCTTCGACCGCAGTTGGCGGCGACGATGGTGGGGCGGACGACGGTCGACGCCACTTACAAGCACCTGCTCGCGTTGAACCAGATCGAGTCGACGGCTCCACGATGGTCGTCGGTGATCTCGACGTTGAGCCAGTCGGTGCCCGAGGAGGCGTATCTGACCGCGATTCGCGCGCGGCAGGATTCTGTCATCGTCGACGGCCTCGCGGGGCACGCGGCGCGAGTGTTCGACGCGATCGAACGCACGCGCGGGTTCATGGACGTGAAGTCGGCGGCGCCCGTGCGCCGCGAGTTGCAGGAGGACGGCCCCGCACTCGAGCACTTCACGATCGCGGCGCGTGTCGAATCGGTGAAACCGTCGCCGACCGCGCCCGCGTCCGCGGCGCGAACTCCGCCGGCGCGACGCTCGGAGGTGCCCCGATGAAGTGGAGCACTCTGAGCGCGCGCGAGCGACGCACCGTCACGCTGGGCGCGGCGATCACCATCGTCTCGCTGTCCGCGCTCTACGTCGTACGTCCGTATCGCGTCGCGCTTGCCGACGCGCAGGACCAACTTGCCGCCGAGCGGTCGACGCTCGCGCGCGAGCGCACCGCTGTCGCCGAGTCGCGGCGCAATCCGGAGCTGCGGCGCGTCGCCGACTCGGCGATGCAGAGCATGCGGTCGCGTCTCTTCGAGGGAAAGGACGACGTCATGGCGAGCGCCGAGTTGGCGTCGTATTTGGGAGACGTCGCTCGGAAGACGCGCGTATTCATGCAGGACGCGAGCACGCGCCCGGCCGCGCCGATGCCGAGCGGTGTGCGCACGCTGCGCGTCGAGATCCGGGCCGAATCCGATTTGCTCGGGACGCTCTTGTTCCTACAGGCGCTCGAGCGTGGGGACAAGCTCGTGAGAATCGACCGGCTCGACATCACGCGGTCGGCGAGAGCGGGCGACACGGACATGGAAGTGCTGTCCATCGCGGCGACGATCTCCGGCTTTGCCGTGCCTGAATCGTCGACGGCGTCGACGGATGGTGCGGCGCACACCGTCGCCGCGCTCCCCGCCTCGAACGGCGGGGGAGTGCCGCAGCGATGAGCAACGTTCAAACCTGGATGAAGACGCCCGCCATGCGCGGCGCGATCGTGCTGCTCCTCGCGGCGATCGCCACCGTTGCCTGGACTCTCGTGCACGCCGTACGGGCGGAGCCGCTTCCCGAAACGCCGCCGTCGTCCAGCGGCGGGGGGCCGATCAAGCGCGCGGTTCCGCCGGGCCCTGCCGACGTTCAAGCGGCGGTCGAGAGCGACCTGTTCTCGTCGGACCGCAGCGCGCCGTCCGCGCCGTATCGAATGCCCGGGGAAAAGACGCCCGAAGTGAAGCAGGCGGCCGAGCCGCCCAAACCGACCGTGCTGGGGACGGCCGTCGCGAACGACGGTAAGAGCTTCGCGACGCTGCAATTGGGCGACAATCGACCGACGCTCGTGCGCGTGGGCGACAAGATCGGCGAATGGGTCGTGAAGGCGATCGACCGAGGCAAGGTGACGATAATCAACGCATCGGGCGGACGAGCGGATCTCGTCGTACCAAAGCCAGGATCCTGACCATGCACATTGTTCACAGAGTCCTCATTGCGGGCGCCGTCGTCGGCGCCGCAGCGGCCCCGCCGCGCATGGCGTTCGCGCAGCGCGGCGGCGCCGGCGGCCAGAAACCCCCCGCCCGTCAGCCGGCGAAGACGGACACGACGAAGAAGGCGCCGGGGGCCGTCTCGCTCGATTTCCAGGAACAGGATCTCAAGGTCGTTCTCGACGCGCTGGCGGCGGCGGGCGAGATCAACGTGTCGCTCACCAACATTCCCGCGCAGAAGACGACGGTGCACATGGGCCGGCCGGTCACGCGCGAAGGAATGATCGAGCTCCTCAAGTCGGTCGCCGAGTCGAACGGACTCAAGGTGACGGAGACGCCGTCGCTGATTCAGATCTCCGGTCCCGCGCCGGAACCGGTGAGACCAGGGCCGACGCCCGAGCAACGCATCGCGCAACAGCTCGCGCAGCAACAGCAAGCGCAGCAGATGCACGTGTTCACGTACCGTCTGCGGCACGCGAGCGCCATACAGCTCGCGCCCGTGCTGTCGAATCTCTTCACCGGATACAGCTCGACCGCCGGCGGCCGTGGCAACACCGTGACCATTCCGAACGGCAACGGCGGTTTCACGACGTTCACCACGCCACCGAACAACATCGCCACGCCATTCGTGGCGGGCGGCGGCGGAAACGCGGGCCGAGGAGCAGGCCGCGGTAATTTCGGCGTCGCGGGCGGTGGCGGCGTAGGCGGCAACAATCCGGGCGCGGCGGGCATCGCGAACAACGCCGTCGCCAACGTGCTCGCCAACGCAATCCAGGCGGCCGGCGCGCTCTCGTCGCAAGCCGGCGACATCCGTATCATCGCCGAAGAGTCGAGCAATTCATTGCTCGTTCGCGCGACCGACTCGGATTGGGCGCTCCTTCAGCAGATCATCGGCGGAGTAGACCTGCGACCGCTGCAAGTGCTGATCGAAGTGACGATCGCCGAGGTGCAGCGCACGCGGTCGATCGACATCGGCGTGTCGGGCGTGGGGAAGAACAGGGACAGCCACGGAAACGTCGTCTCGGTCACGGCCCCGTCGCAGGCCAGCGCGTTGGATCTCATCGCCGAGCTCACGGGCGGCCATGGCGGCACGAGCTACGACCTCGCGATCGCGGCGCTCGAGCAACGGGGCGACGTGCGCGTGTTGTCGCTCCCCGTGATCATCGCGCAGAACAACCGTCAGGCGGTGCTCAACGTCGGGTCATCGCGTCCGTTCGTGCAGATCTCGCAAACGGTGCCGAACGATCCGACGGGCCGCGTGCAGACGGTGCAGTACATCGACGTCGGCACGACGCTCACGATCACGCCGACGATCAACCCCGACGGCTACGTGAACCTGCAGGTGTCGCAGACGGACAACAGCGCCACCAACCAGGTCCAGTTCGATGCGCCCGTGATCGACAAGCGCGAAGCGACGACGCAGATCTTCGTGCGCGACGGGCAGACGACGGTGATCGGCGGGCTCGCCGACAACACGCGTACGGGCAACCAGGGCGGCATTCCGCTGTTGAGCCGCATCCCGTTCATCGGCGCGCTGCTGTTCGGGAATTACTCGAAGAGCGACGAGACGAACGAGCTGTTCCTCTTCCTCACGCCGCACATCATCTCGAGCGACGAGGACATCGACAAGCTGCGCAACGCGGTCCGCGACGGCAGCGACCTGCTCAAACAGATGAACGTCGGTCCGCACATTCAGCCCAAGGCCGACACGCTGAACGTCCAGACACGACCGGCGATTCCGGGCGCCAGGCCGCCGTCCGATTCCATCAAGCAGCAAGCCGACTCCGCCAAGACGGATTCGCTCACGCGGCTTCGTCGTCGTCCACCCGCGCCGCCCGATTCGACGCCGACGACTCCGCCGCCGGTCGACACGCTGGCGGCGCCGAAACCGCCGGGCAGCTCTCGATGGCGATAGCGGACCGTCCCGAGACGGAACGTTCGGCGACGGAGCTGCTCGAGGTCGAGCGGCTCACGACGGCGCTGTCGGCCGACTGGCTCGAGCAGTACGGTGTGCTGCCGGTTCGTCTGGCCGATGACGACGTGACGGTCGGCACCTGGCTCGAACGCGTCGAGCCGCTCGCGCTCGACGACCTGCGACTTCTGTTCGGCGCGCACGTCTCGCTGGTGCGGTTCGCCGAGCACGACCTCCGCACGGCGATCCGCCGCGTGTACGCACCCGAAGCCGCGACCGCCGAAGGCGTGATCGCGGGGCTTACGGGCGAGGCGCAGACGGTCTCCGTGGACGAGATCCCGCTCGACGACCTGCTGCACCTGGCCAACGAAGCCCCGGTCGTCAGGCTCGTGAATCTGTTGCTCATCGAGGCGCTCGACGCGCGCGCGTCGGACGTCCACCTCGAGGCGTATCAGGACGGGCTGCGGGTGCGCTACCGAATCGACGGCGTGCTGCAGAACGCGCCGTCGCCTCCGGTGCACCTCACCGCCGCGATCATCAGCCGGTTGAAGATCATGGCCGAGCTGGACATCGCCGAACGGCGGCTGCCGCAGGACGGCCGCATTCGGCTGCGATTGCAGAATCGCCAAGTCGACGTGCGTGTCTCGACCGTTCCCACGCTCCGCGGCGAGAGTGTCGTGTTGCGTCTCCTCGACAAGGAGCGCGGCCGCATCTCGCTCCCCGAGCTGGGCATGGCCGCCGACACGCTCGAGCTCTTCACCGAGGTCGTGTCGCGACCGCACGGCATCGTGCTCGTCACCGGTCCGACCGGCTCCGGCAAGACGACGACGCTGTATGGTGCGATCGAGATGATTCGCACGGGACGTGAGAAGATTCTCACGGTGGAGGATCCGGTCGAATACGAGCTTTCGGGAGTGCCGCAGGTTCCCGTGAACGAAAAGGTCGGCGTCACGTTCGCCGCCGCGCTTCGATCGCTGCTTCGCCAAGACCCGGACATCATTCTCGTCGGCGAGATTCGCGACGCCGAGACGGCGCAGATCGCGACGCAGGCGGCGCTGACGGGCCATCTCGTTCTCTCGACGCTTCACACCAACGACGCGCCGACCGCGCTCACGCGCCTCCTCGATCTCGACATCGCGGCGTATCTCGTCGCCAGCACGGTGGACGCCGTGCTCGCGCAACGGCTCGTGCGCGTCATCTGCCCGAACTGCAAGACGGAAACGCGCCCCGACAAGGCGGTCGCGCGACGTCTCGACGTCGAAGCGCTCGGTCTCACGCGTACCTGGAAGGGCGCGGGCTGTGCCGAGTGTCGCGGCACCGGCTATCGCGGCCGTACGGGCGTCTACGAGCTCCTCGTCATGGACAACGAGTTGCGCCTCGAAGTCCAGCGGCGGCGCGGGTCGGAGGAGCTCAGGGCGATGGCGGT harbors:
- a CDS encoding prepilin-type N-terminal cleavage/methylation domain-containing protein → MIRTRASTDARVQRRTGFTLWELTMVLLIMAIAATLAAPALARFGTEQPPGGADAMLGLLRDTRKAAIQYNTTATLRLDPKSLAFEVDTAGAFGMAALAQGTLDLGMAASIKTDQPRLRFVFEPTGAAFADTAVINGGQIPLIVRVDPWSGVARADSR
- a CDS encoding type II secretion system protein; amino-acid sequence: MRILARARRGITLLEAVAAIAIVGMTSVAALEAAGGEMRTAERARRAIEVEELATSRVEFMDLLTDTELQSLPDSVAKGKFPAPFDQYTWTTTSTPISDPNGLYDIRITVSWTNGSYLVRTYRYITPRLATRR
- a CDS encoding type II secretion system protein; amino-acid sequence: MTMRARQGMTLMELVIGLAITGMMTAAGAGAFESIIAHRKVIRDAAVSTERAVALREMIRDWMSTGQVQIQQGGGPRGLSRGAATTAAPGMSNSTSSVSAAQAAGDEISFTTSAANPALLSIVRIRMFIDADNNTPEKGLTIEYQPNAQQPIVRKMLDSTIDTLNVEFLDDRTHRWYHSSEAATITPTVVRITMLPGEHHTAPPILSVPMIYPLANARRVVAR
- a CDS encoding PilN domain-containing protein — translated: MSQPRAESGARRAQRVTIAISANELTAVHPELRSADGAWRTQLEPPSENNGWSSLAGALAELARALGGAGAVGAQNGSLVVSLMPPLAEVRRLELPPLRADELQRTLTRDASRYFVQARGPQVVGVSLPARRARRARVPVVATSAPARLIAAIRGAAQQTGWTVDAIAPAETAWTAAAFALWPVLARQGGHALVAQDDRTNLLQFDDGRLSGVRRFRAGASDGAMIVDSIGGPSARAGVLGATGPARELSAALASFGLSAARAGDTGSASDRPDVLAARFAGSSVGPALRGEDSVALERAGARKAACIVAAAALVLFAAAAGIQLWGVRHQLAEVRAEREALRPQLAATMVGRTTVDATYKHLLALNQIESTAPRWSSVISTLSQSVPEEAYLTAIRARQDSVIVDGLAGHAARVFDAIERTRGFMDVKSAAPVRRELQEDGPALEHFTIAARVESVKPSPTAPASAARTPPARRSEVPR
- the gspM gene encoding type II secretion system protein GspM, with the translated sequence MKWSTLSARERRTVTLGAAITIVSLSALYVVRPYRVALADAQDQLAAERSTLARERTAVAESRRNPELRRVADSAMQSMRSRLFEGKDDVMASAELASYLGDVARKTRVFMQDASTRPAAPMPSGVRTLRVEIRAESDLLGTLLFLQALERGDKLVRIDRLDITRSARAGDTDMEVLSIAATISGFAVPESSTASTDGAAHTVAALPASNGGGVPQR
- a CDS encoding secretin N-terminal domain-containing protein produces the protein MHIVHRVLIAGAVVGAAAAPPRMAFAQRGGAGGQKPPARQPAKTDTTKKAPGAVSLDFQEQDLKVVLDALAAAGEINVSLTNIPAQKTTVHMGRPVTREGMIELLKSVAESNGLKVTETPSLIQISGPAPEPVRPGPTPEQRIAQQLAQQQQAQQMHVFTYRLRHASAIQLAPVLSNLFTGYSSTAGGRGNTVTIPNGNGGFTTFTTPPNNIATPFVAGGGGNAGRGAGRGNFGVAGGGGVGGNNPGAAGIANNAVANVLANAIQAAGALSSQAGDIRIIAEESSNSLLVRATDSDWALLQQIIGGVDLRPLQVLIEVTIAEVQRTRSIDIGVSGVGKNRDSHGNVVSVTAPSQASALDLIAELTGGHGGTSYDLAIAALEQRGDVRVLSLPVIIAQNNRQAVLNVGSSRPFVQISQTVPNDPTGRVQTVQYIDVGTTLTITPTINPDGYVNLQVSQTDNSATNQVQFDAPVIDKREATTQIFVRDGQTTVIGGLADNTRTGNQGGIPLLSRIPFIGALLFGNYSKSDETNELFLFLTPHIISSDEDIDKLRNAVRDGSDLLKQMNVGPHIQPKADTLNVQTRPAIPGARPPSDSIKQQADSAKTDSLTRLRRRPPAPPDSTPTTPPPVDTLAAPKPPGSSRWR
- a CDS encoding ATPase, T2SS/T4P/T4SS family, which translates into the protein MAIADRPETERSATELLEVERLTTALSADWLEQYGVLPVRLADDDVTVGTWLERVEPLALDDLRLLFGAHVSLVRFAEHDLRTAIRRVYAPEAATAEGVIAGLTGEAQTVSVDEIPLDDLLHLANEAPVVRLVNLLLIEALDARASDVHLEAYQDGLRVRYRIDGVLQNAPSPPVHLTAAIISRLKIMAELDIAERRLPQDGRIRLRLQNRQVDVRVSTVPTLRGESVVLRLLDKERGRISLPELGMAADTLELFTEVVSRPHGIVLVTGPTGSGKTTTLYGAIEMIRTGREKILTVEDPVEYELSGVPQVPVNEKVGVTFAAALRSLLRQDPDIILVGEIRDAETAQIATQAALTGHLVLSTLHTNDAPTALTRLLDLDIAAYLVASTVDAVLAQRLVRVICPNCKTETRPDKAVARRLDVEALGLTRTWKGAGCAECRGTGYRGRTGVYELLVMDNELRLEVQRRRGSEELRAMAVAKGMRTLLDDGLRAAREGVTSLDEVLRVARA